Proteins from one Rosa chinensis cultivar Old Blush chromosome 7, RchiOBHm-V2, whole genome shotgun sequence genomic window:
- the LOC112177172 gene encoding uncharacterized protein LOC112177172: MAKISCFSLIVRKKKKVKGDGESAKAGEVDKAIRTLQLRLQQQPVKTVEVNGLKPLKSFGAFIPYGVDKKPIKDKVKSPDSLIGLREAAYEAEDEHGESPINSNGSDLQVSEANAGEEVSLRKMDCCESDKDSGRGVDRLESGHLSDPGVVKAEFWGSRKLTRSCSNLETHKVDGKMQSKLRASKTESFEQLQELDGRVRKDVNPGSPASVGSHFSADKVMLKKHSSSQVLPSRSRRLWWKLFLWSHRNLHKSSSTATPKQLPYKIKLNMQGGYSSDTLEPNRVMQFEKMESPLSFKSVDKGKNIVNDDQSWTGFQIRSSSLWPQNQWVAFSTEASSSSRVLDWMKDLDTTPSSLLSNEDKDDGVVTPQTPPSPQTPGSRSSTYFTRGPDANLSEDTLHANTVIQTLNSSSTVAHISGMGLKAIPIISCFCSLRSVNLSNNFIVHITPGSLPKSLHTLDLSKNKISSIEGLRELSHLRVLNLSYNRISRIGRGLSSCSILKELYLAGNKISDVEGLHRLLKLTVLDLSFNKITTTKALGQLVANYNSLQGLNLLGNPIQNNIGDEQLRKTIISLLPKLVFLNKQAIKPPRAREAVTDSVAKAALGKSGWNPRRKTGKKLTQSVSVPRKRSDSISPKKTRTFPNRGHKSSAIASVGHKRMLKSKSEAKESSAVLPSSSH, from the exons ATGGCAAAAATTAGTTGCTTCTCTCTAATTgttaggaagaagaagaaggttaaG GGAGATGGTGAATCTGCAAAAGCAGGTGAAGTGGACAAGGCAATTAGGACCCTGCAACTCAGGCTTCAACAACAACCTGTGAAAACTGTGGAAGTTAATGGGTTGAAGCCTTTGAAATCTTTCGGAGCCTTTATCCCTTATGGTGTTGACAAGAAACCTATCAAGGACAAGGTGAAGAGTCCTGATAGCCTTATTGGGTTACGTGAAGCAGCCTATGAAGCTGAAGATGAGCATGGAGAGAGCCCCATCAACTCTAATGGCTCTGATCTTCAGGTCAGTGAAGCCAATGCGGGCGAAGAGGTCTCATTAAGGAAGATGGATTGCTGTGAATCTGATAAGGACTCTGGGAGGGGTGTGGATAGACTAGAAAGTGGGCATCTTAGTGATCCTGGGGTTGTGAAAGCAGAGTTTTGGGGTTCACGAAAGCTAACTCGGTCTTGCTCGAATTTGGAGACTCATAAGGTGGATGGAAAGATGCAGTCTAAGTTGCGTGCTTCGAAGACAGAGTCTTTTGAACAATTGCAGGAATTGGATGGAAGGGTAAGGAAGGATGTTAATCCTGGAAGCCCTGCTTCTGTGGGAAGCCATTTCAGTGCTGATAAGGTGATGCTCAAGAAGCATTCTTCAAGCCAAGTTTTGCCTTCTAGAAGCAGAAGATTGTGGTGGAAGTTGTTTCTTTGGAGCCATAGGAACCTGCACAAATCATCATCCACTGCAACACCAAAGCAACTTCCCTACAAAATTAAATTGAATATGCAAGGCGGGTACTCTTCGGATACGCTTGAACCAAACAGAGTTATGCAATTCGAAAAGATGGAATCACCTCTGTCCTTTAAATCTGTAGACAAAGGGAAGAACATCGTGAATGATGACCAGAGCTGGACCGGTTTTCAAATTAGATCCTCATCCTTATGGCCTCAGAACCAATGGGTTGCATTCTCAACAGAAGCATCCTCATCTTCGAGAGTGTTAGACTGGATGAAAGATCTCGACACAACACCCTCCTCACTTCTATCTAACGAAGATAAAGATGATGGAGTCGTCACTCCACAAACCCCACCCTCTCCTCAAACTCCTGGATCAAGAAGCTCAACTTACTTCACTCGAGGTCCCGATGCCAACCTTTCAGAGGATACATTGCATGCTAATACCGTAATCCAGACTCTAAACTCTTCGTCTACAGTGGCTCACATCTCTGGTATGGGCTTAAAAGCCATCCCCATCATTTCATGCTTCTGCAGCCTTCGATCCGTTAACTTGTCAAACAACTTCATAG TTCACATCACTCCAGGATCGCTGCCAAAGAGCCTTCACACACTTGATTTGTCCAAAAACAAGATCAGCTCCATTGAAGGACTGAGAGAATTAAGCCATTTGCGAGTACTAAACCTCAGTTACAATCGGATTTCTAGAATTGGACGCG GGTTATCAAGCTGTAGCATACTTAAGGAGCTCTATCTTGCTGGGAACAAGATCAGTGATGTTGAAGGTCTACACAGGCTATTGAAGCTAACAGTTCTGGACCTGAGCTTCAACAAGATAACAACAACAAAGGCACTTGGCCAGCTTGTTGCTAACTACAACTCGCTACAGGGTCTGAATCTATTAGGCAATCCGATCCAGAACAACATTGGCGATGAGCAGCTGCGCAAAACTATTATAAGTCTTCTCCCAAAGCTAGTCTTCCTGAACAAGCAAGCCATCAAGCCACCACGAGCAAGGGAAGCAGTTACAGATAGTGTAGCCAAAGCTGCATTAGGAAAATCCGGATGGAACCCTCGCAGAAAAACAGGTAAGAAGCTTACCCAAAGTGTCTCAGTTCCCAGAAAAAGGTCTGATTCCATATCACCAAAGAAAACTCGAACGTTTCCAAACCGCGGCCACAAGAGCTCTGCCATTGCAAGTGTTGGACACAAGAGAATGCTGAAGTCCAAGAGCGAAGCCAAAGAGTCATCAGCTGTGCTTCCTTCTTCATCCCATTAG
- the LOC112177175 gene encoding protein WHAT'S THIS FACTOR 1 homolog, chloroplastic: MAWWRLLLTPKTSKPSSTAKTLNPNQTLLFTSPFSTSFLITKTPKKFKKRRRNQDSPRTKLVQTQPNLLPHLERIVTRDAHFRFLTKSKEYLSKQPHRVLRLDDAGKLHRELGFPRGRKVSKSLQRHPLIFETYRHDDNKLWIGFTELMEGLMEEEVALMEAMEGDRVNKVRKLLMMSANKRIPLSKIYHCRLLFGIPEDFRDRVAKYPDYFRVVVEGDGKRVLELVKWDPLLAVSSLEREFVVNEDKVKRAFRFPVKHGKDLGLDDEDSRKLNLLNSLPLVSPYSDGSRLDLWTLEAEKYRVGILHEFLSLTLEKRASIHHIVEFKEEFSLTKHTYQMLFKQPRTFYLAGTEMNWVVFLKDAYDQNGVLIEKDPQVDFNEKLYKYAEMQEMEPGYDSSQQLIRGNTQCE; the protein is encoded by the coding sequence ATGGCTTGGTGGCGCCTTCTTCTGACTCCCAAAACCTCAAAACCATCCTCCACagccaaaaccctaaaccctaatcaaACTCTCCTCTTCACCTCCCCATTCTCCACCTCCTTCCTCATCACCAAAACCCCGAAGAAATTCAAGAAGCGCCGCAGAAACCAAGACAGCCCGCGAACCAAGCTGGTCCAGACCCAACCCAACCTCCTCCCCCACCTCGAACGCATCGTCACTCGCGACGCCCACTTCCGATTCCTCACCAAATCCAAAGAATACCTCTCGAAGCAGCCCCACCGCGTCCTCCGCCTCGACGACGCCGGCAAGCTCCACCGCGAGCTCGGCTTCCCCCGCGGCCGGAAAGTCTCCAAGTCCCTCCAGCGCCACCCCTTGATCTTCGAAACGTACCGGCACGACGACAATAAGCTGTGGATTGGATTCACGGAGTTGATGGAAGGTTTGATGGAAGAGGAGGTGGCGTTGATGGAGGCGATGGAAGGGGACAGAGTCAACAAGGTGAGGAAGTTACTGATGATGTCAGCGAATAAGCGGATTCCGTTGAGCAAGATTTATCACTGCAGGTTGTTGTTTGGGATTCCTGAAGATTTTCGGGACAGGGTGGCGAAGTATCCTGATTATTTCAGGGTTGTGGTTGAGGGTGATGGGAAGAGAGTGCTGGAATTGGTGAAATGGGATCCTTTGTTAGCAGTTAGTAGTTTAGAGAGGGAGTTTGTGGTGAATGAGGATAAGGTTAAGAGGGCTTTTAGGTTTCCTGTGAAGCATGGGAAAGATTTAGGTTTGGATGATGAGGATTCGAGGAAGTTGAACTTGTTGAATTCGCTTCCTTTGGTTTCGCCTTATTCAGATGGGTCGAGATTGGACCTGTGGACATTGGAAGCTGAGAAGTATAGGGTGGGAATTTTGCATGAGTTTTTGAGCTTGACATTGGAGAAGAGGGCTTCTATACACCACATTGTGGAGTTCAAGGAGGAGTTTAGTTTGACTAAGCACACTTACCAGATGCTGTTTAAGCAGCCCAGGACGTTTTATCTTGCCGGGACTGAGATGAACTGGGTTGTTTTCTTGAAAGATGCATATGACCAGAATGGGGTTTTGATTGAGAAGGATCCCCAAGTGGATTTCAATGAGAAGCTGTATAAGTATGCTGAAATGCAGGAAATGGAACCGGGTTATGATTCATCTCAGCAACTGATAAGAGGGAATACACAATGCGAGTGA